A stretch of the Notamacropus eugenii isolate mMacEug1 chromosome 2, mMacEug1.pri_v2, whole genome shotgun sequence genome encodes the following:
- the CDKN2C gene encoding cyclin-dependent kinase 4 inhibitor C, translating to MAEPLGNELASAAARGDLEQLTNLLQNNVSANAENGFGRTALQVMKLGNPEIARRLLLRGANPDLKDRTGFAVLHDAARAGFLDTLQTLLEFQADVNVEDSEGNLPLHLAAREGHLPVVEFLLRHTACRVDHRNHQGDTACDVARLYRRDAVVRLLEAGRPDDAAPVPGGAAPAASAPAASTEPP from the exons ATGGCCGAGCCTTTGGGGAACGAGCTGGCGTCCGCAGCTGCCAGGGGCGACCTAGAGCAACTCACTAATTTGTTGCAAAATAATGTGAGCGCCAATGCAGAAAATGGATTTGGAAGGACGGCGCTGCAG GTGATGAAGCTCGGAAACCCTGAGATCGCGCGGAGACTTCTATTGCGCGGTGCCAATCCGGACCTGAAGGACCGCACGGGCTTCGCGGTCCTGCACGATGCTGCCCGGGCCGGCTTTCTGGACACCTTACAGACTCTACTGGAGTTCCAGGCCGACGTGAACGTGGAGGACAGCGAGGGCAACCTGCCGTTGCACCTGGCGGCCCGCGAGGGCCACCTGCCAGTTGTGGAGTTCCTGCTCCGACACACAGCCTGCAGAGTGGACCACCGGAACCACCAGGGCGACACCGCTTGCGACGTGGCCCGTCTCTACCGCCGGGACGCCGTGGTACGACTTCTGGAGGCCGGCCGGCCCGACGACGCGGCCCCGGTCCCAGGCGGCGCGGCGCCCGCCGCTTCGGCCCCAGCCGCCTCGACCGAGCCACCCTAG